GGCAGAGCTGCAATTAGGCCGGTTTTTGCCGCACACCCCAATCCGCGTCCTGGTCGACCAAAACAAGAAAGATCTGACGGCCGTTGTCGGCCACGATAGCTTGACCGAGACCGGAGACAGCTTCGATAAACTGCAGATCGCCCAGTTTTTGCATAGCCAGCGCCAGCACATTCAGGACATGATCCAGGTGGCCGAACGCCTGGCCGCGGCGCAGATGCAAAGGTTGGTGACCGAGAGCGGCAACCGGATGATTGCGGCGTTGACCGGCGAGATCAAGCGGTTGGTACGCTTGAAAAAAATCAATCCGGGCATCAAGCCGCAAGAAATCGAACAACTGAAACAGCAGACGATGCTGTCTCACGAATGCATCCAGGATACCCAGTTACGGTTGGATGCGCTGCGTTTCGTGATTACCAGTTAGCGGTTTATTGGGTTTTGATGAATACGGTGGAGTTATCCAGCTCGATGCATTCGAACATCACATCGTCGATAGAACCGTCGATGTGATCCACGTAATGCACGCCGCATTCGGATTCGTTTTGTTGGTGTTTCAGGATGCCGTGAACGCTGAAGGTGCTGCCGGATTCGGGCAGCGTCATCGTGATTTTGATATGGCCTATGATTTCGGCGGCGATCGGTTGTTTCAGTCTAACCCGAATTCCGCTGTAGCTGATGTCCAGAATATCGGCATCCAGCGCGATTTCCTGTTCGGCGGAGTAGAAGCGGAGGCCGGCTTTCAGGCCTTTCGGTTGTAATCTCGGGTGATTGCGTTTCTCGGTCATGCGGGCCTCCGTAAAAAGAATAACTTGCCTGTTAGGGTGGTTATTTTAGATAAAAAGTTTGTGTTTGCCGATTTTTCCCGGCGATAAATCGGGTAATTGGGCATTAATGGTTTCGCGTCCGGCTCAGCGGACGCCATCTGATGGGTTGATCAATGTTATTTTCAGAACTGGGTTTGTCCGAACAATTGTTGCGGGCGGTTGCCGAACAAGGTTATCAAACGCCGACGCCTATTCAGGCGCAGGCGATTCCGGTGATTCTGCAGGGTCGAGACGTTTTGGCCGGTGCGCAGACCGGTACCGGCAAGACCGCGGGCTTCACCTTGCCGTTGTTGCACATCCTGCAGCAACAGCCGATTCCGCAAAAACCGCGGCCGGTCAGGGTGTTGGTGTTGACACCGACCCGCGAGCTGGCGATGCAGGTTTACGAAAGCGTCAGAACTTACGGCAAGCATCTGCCGCTGTTTGCCGAGGCGATTTTCGGCGGTGTCAGTATCAATCCGCAGATTCAGAAAATCCGCCGCGGCACCGATATCGTCGTTGCCACGCCGGGGCGATTGCTGGATTTGATTCAGCAACAACACCTGGATTTGTCCCGCGTCGAGCATTTCGTGCTGGACGAAGCCGACCGGATGCTGGATATGGGCTTCATCCGCGACATTCGCAAAATCATCGCGCTGTTGCCGGAAAAACGGCAAAACCTGCTGTTTTCCGCGACTTACGCCCCGGAAATCAGTGCGTTGGCCGAGCAATTGCTGAACGATCCGGTCGAGATCGCCGTGGCTAAACGCAATGCCGCCGCGGATACCGTCTCGCAATTGGTTTACGGCATTCAGCGCGAATACAAACGCGAGCTGTTGGCATATTTGATCGGCGACGGCCATTGGCAGCAAGTACTGGTATTTGTGCGGACCAAACACGGCGCGGACCGCTTGTGTAAGCAATTGATCAAAGACGGCATTCGTTGCGCGGCCTTGCACGGCGATAAGAGCCAGGGCGCCAGGGTCCGGGCTTTGGACGAATTTAAAAATGGTGCGATTACTGCGTTGATTGCGACCGATATTGCCGCGCGCGGGCTGGATATCGACCAATTGCCGCATGTCGTCAATTTCGACTTGCCGCAGGTCGCCGAAGATTATGTGCACCGCATCGGCCGCACCGGCCGGGCCGGCGCGGAAGGGCAGGCCATTTCGTTGGTCGACCCGGAAGAGGCGCATTTGTTGGCGGCAATCGAAAAATTGTTGAAACGGCAAATTCCGCGCGTCGCCGATACCGGTTACCCTCGGGTATCGTTGGAGCCCGGCAACGGCAAGCCGCCGGCAAAGCCGATAGCGCCGCGGCCCAAACCGCAGCAAACCGGGCGCCGCGCCCAACCAAGCGGCGGCAAGTCCGATCCCGGAAAACGCACCCCGCCGCGCAAACCGCGCCGCGGCAACGTAAACGCCGCTAAACCCCGTTAGCGGCGGAATCGCCGATATGGATCGCCAGCCAGACCGTGTCTTGGTCCGGGCTGGTCCAATCGACCCGGTGCAAGCAATGCGCCGGGATCATGACATAGTCTCCCGCAACCATCTCCAGCGCCGCAGCGGTTTTAAAACTCAGCCGCGCAGCGCCTTGCAATACGAGCACCCATTCGTCCCAGGCCTGGTCGTACCAAGCGTCTTTTGGCGTGATATGCCCGCGCGAGACGATGCGCTCGATGCGCAGATTGGGCGCGGCGAACAAGGTTTGGCATAATTCAATTGGCAACTGAACTGGAATGCCTGTAAAAATAGACGAACTGCTGATGTGCATATGGCAGATCAATAATAAAAACTTGGGGGAGGTTACTAATGAATATTACGCCGTTAAACAAGGTACTCGAGACGCTGATCGGCAATATACCCGATGCGATGCGGCTGTCCAGCCGCTTTTGCGATAAAGCCGGGACTCTGGATTTTCTGGCGCCTTTGCTGATCCGCCTGTATTTGGTGCCGGTGTTCTGGATGGCAGGCACCAAAAAGTTCGCCAGTTTCTCCGATACGGCGGAGTGGTTCGGCAATGCCGAGTGGGGACTGGGGCTGCCGGCTCCTTATGTGTTGGTGTTTTTGGTGGCGTTGTTCGAGCTGGTCGGCGCCTTGTGCCTGTTGTTCGGTTTTGCGACCCGGCCGATTTGTCTGCCGTTGATGGTGATCATGGCGGTTGCCGCGGTCACGGCCCACCTGCAAAACGGTTGGCTGGCCATCGCCACCGGCAGCGGGATTTTCGCTACGGACCGGACCGTCGGTGCAATCGAGCGTCTGGAGCGGGCCAAGGAAATCCTGCAGGCGCAAGGCGATTACGAATGGATCACCGAAAACGGTGCGTTGGCGATTTTAAATAACGGTATCGAATTTGCGGCGACTTATTTCGTGATGCTGCTAGCTTTGTTTTTCCTGGGCGGCGGCCGTTTCGTCAGCGCGGATTACTGGTTGCGCCGCCATTACGGGATAGAGTGATTCAATCGGCGCGCCGGCGGCAGAAGTTGCTGCCGCCGGCTTACCCGTCGCCGACGCCGTTCAGCTTCGGTAATTCTGTACCAACACCCACGGTTTAACCACCACGGCCCAGACCGAACTGTCGGCGGCGATCCAGGCGGCGGCCTGGGCGTCGGAAACATGGCCGACTTGGCCGGCGTTCAGCCACGCTTCGACCTGAGCCTTGTTGTCCAACGAAAATTGGCAAGCCACCTCGAGCAAATCCAAGTCGTCGGCGACGGCAACCGCCAGGCCGGCCGCAAAAAAACGCTGCAACTCCGACCAAGGAATCGTCGACGTTTCCAAATTGATTTTGGCTTTTTCCAGCTCGGCGAGGGTTTCGCTCATTTACTTTTTCCGGTTGTGGCGGGATGTTGTAGTATGCTGCGCTATTTTATCGCAACCCGGTTTGTAAAACAGAAGTGAGGAATCTTCATGTCGTTGTTGAGTTCATTTAAGAAGCGTTCGACCTTGGATGCCGCCATCAAGCAAGTCGCTCAGGCCCGCAAAAGCGAAGGCAGCAAGGCCGAGCAACTGTACAAAGGCGCTTACCAGGGCTTCGCCAGCGTGATCGCCGACCATTTGATTGTGTCCGAAGCGCTTTACCACTGGGGATTTGCCTTACTGCACGAAGCCAGAAGCCAGCAAGCGCAACAAGCCATCGAAATATACGAGGATGCAATTTCCAAGTTTTCGTTCTGCCTGTTGACCGCACCGAACTACTTGGGGGCTGCGATCGACGGCGGCGTCGCGTTTATGGAATTGGCCCGTATCAGCCCCGATTCGGCAAAACCCGAGTTGTATAAATTCGCCGAGGATTTTTTCGAAAAAGCCGGCGCGATTCAAAAAGGCAGTGCCGCCTACAACTTGGCTTGCATCTATGCATTACGGGGCGACCAGGACGCTTGCCTGAAAGCGCTGCAAACCGCCCGCGAATTCGGCAGTTTGCCGGATGAGCAAAATATTTTGCAGGACCCGGACATGGCGGCAGTGGTCGGCAGCCAGTGGTTCAAAGATTTTCTGGAAGAACTGCGCAAACAGCCGGCAGCCGATGACGAGATCAAAGAGCAAACGATCGATGTCGAGCCGCGTTTCAAATTGGAAAAAAAGGAAGACTTCGATTACTACTCGAAATAGTCGGGATCGCTCCGCTTAGTCGCGGGCCGGTTCGGTCTAACCCCGCAAGCGCAGGCTGGGCGGGGTTTTTTCTGGCAAATTATTCTGCGGCGCCTGCGGCGGACAGCATCTTCGCCAGTTCGCCTTTGTTGTACAAGTCGGTGACGATATCGCAACCGCCCACCAATTGGCCGTCGATATACAATTGGGGATAAGTCGGCCAATTGGAATATTCCTTCAATGCTTCGCGCAACTCTTGGTCTTCGAAAATATTGAAGTGGCTATATTCGGCATTGCATGCCTCCAATATTTGTACCACCCGGCTGGAAAAACCGCATTGCGGAAATTCCGGCGTACCTTTCATGTACAACATCACGCGGTTTTCTGATAACTGGTTTTGAATTTTTTCGATAACGCTCATGGTTAATCTCGGTTGCTAAACGGTATTCGGATTCTATCAATCGCCATTGCGGATTAGAAGTTTAACTTGGCCGCTGCGTTGCGGCTGAGCGAATCGGTCTGGAAATTCAGCCAAGCCGCAAAGCATCCGATTCGAGTCGGCGGCGTAGGCTCCAAGTCCATGCAGAGGAGAAAGGTAGACGTTTGCCGGCAGGGCCGGCGGGTGTGGCTCTGGTTCAGCCGCTGCGGAGCGATTCTGCAGCGGCTGCCGATTAAGCTTGGTTATTTGGCTTTGGCCAATTCCGCGCGCATTTCGTCGATGACGGCTTTGTAGTCCGGTTTACCGAAGATCGCCGAACCGGCAACGAAGGTGTCGGCGCCGGCTTCCTTGATTTCGCGAATATTGGCGGTATTGACGCCGCCGTCGATTTCCAGACGAATGTCCAAGCCGCTGTCGTCGATGATTTTTCTGACTTGGCGCAATTTGGGCAACGCCGACGGCAGGAAGGACTGGCCGCCGAAGCCGGGGTTGACCGACATCAACAGAATCATGTCGCATTTATCCAGTACGTGTTCCAGATAGGTCAACGGCGTGGCCGGGTTGAACACCAGGCCGGATTTACAGCCATGGTCGCGGATCATTTGCAGGCTGCGGTCGATGTGGCGCGAGGCTTCCGGATGGAAGGTGATGTAACTGGCGCCGGCTTTGGCGAAATCGGGAATGATGCGGTCGACCGGTTCTACCATCAAATGCACGTCGATCGGTGCGGTGACGCCGTGTTTGCGCAACGCTTCGCAGACCAGAGGACCGATAGTCAAATTAGGCACAAAATGGTTGTCCATCACATCGAAATGCACGATATCCGCACCGGCATTTAAAACATTGACGACTTCTTCGCCCAAGCGCGCGAAGTCTGCGGAAAGAATAGAAGGTGCAATCAGATTGTCGGCCATCTTTTGATCCTTATGGGTCGGGTTAAAAAGCCGCATTATAACGTTTTTCCGCGTATTGGCTAAAACCGGGATCGCGGCAGCGAAATCCGCCTCCGCCTTGCCGGCCGGTTTAAGCCGCCGGCTGCGACCGCTCCCGGCGGTAAGCCGCCAAAAATTCCGAGAACTCCAACGCACATAGCGGCGCGCTGGTTAAAAAGCCCTGGTACAAATCGCATTGGCGGGTTTTCAGAAAAGCCAACTGCTCCGCGGTCTCGACGCCCTCGGCGATAACCCGCATGCGCAGGTTTTTGGCCATGGCAATAATCGTGGCAGTGATTTCCATATCGTCGGTGTGGTGCGGGATATCTTCGATAAAACTCCGGTCGATCTTCAACACGTCCAGCGGCAGCAATTTCAGATAAGCCAGCGACGAATAACCGGTACCGAAATCGTCTATCGCCAGATGCACGCCCAAGTCGTGCAGATTGTGCAGGATTTGGATCGCCTCTTTTTCGCGTTTCATCAATGCGCTTTCGGTCAACTCCAGTTCCAGCAGATGTGCCGGGAAGCCGGTCTCGCGTAGAGTTTTGGTCACCTCGGCCCGAATGTCGCTGTGCAGGAACTGTTGCGGCGACAGGTTGACCGCCAGCCGCAACGGCGGCAAGCCGGCATCCAGCCATTCCCGGCCCTGGCGGCAGGTTTCGCGTAGCACCCAATTGCCGATTGCGGTGATCAGTCCGGTTTCCTCGGCGATCGGAATGAAGCGAGTCGGCAACACCGTTTCTCCGGTCGCCGTTTGCCAGCGCACCAGTGCTTCGGCGGCCAGAATTTCGCCGGTTTCGACATCGACCTGGGGTTGGAAGAATACCCGCAACTCTCCCAGCTCGATGGCTTGGCGCAGGCGGATCTCGATATTGATGCGCTCGCGCGCGGCCCGGGTCAATTCCTCGGAAAAGTATTTGAAACGGTTGCGGCCTTCGTTTTTGGCTTGGTACAGCGCCGTATCGGCATGTTGGATCAATTGGTCCGGGGTGTTGCCGTGTTCCGGAAACATGGAAATGCCGACGCTGACGCCAATGCGCACTTCGTTGCCGCTGGGTAGGTGCCAGGTCTGGCTCAAGGTCTTGATGATCTGCGTCGCGACGTGGGCGGCCGCCTCCGGATGGCCGACTTCTTCCAGCAGCACGACAAATTCGTCGCCGCCGAGGCGGCAGACGGTATCGGAACTGCGCAGGCGTTTGGTCAGCCGCTTGGCGACCATCTGCAATAAGTCGTCGCCGGCCAAATGGCCGAAGCTGTCGTTGACATCCTTGAAGCGGTCCAGATCCAGCATCAACACCGCCATTTGCGTCGACTGGCGCCGGGCTTTCTCGATGATATGTTGCAGCCGGGACAGAAACAGCATCCGGTTCGGCAGTTTGGTCAGCGGATCGTGGTGGGCCAGAAATTCCAGCTCCATTTCCGAAGCCTTCAGTTTGGTAATGTCGGCAAACACACCGACATAGTGGCTGATGGCGCCGTCGCCGTCGCGCACGGTACTGATGCTGAGCAGTTCGGGATAGACTTCGCCGTTTTTGCGCCGATTCCAGATTTCGCCCTGCCAATGGTCGGTGGCCTCGATGCTGCTCCACATCTCCCGGTAAAATTCGGCATCGTGCCGGCCGGAACTGAGCAGGCGCGGGCTATTGCCGATGACCTCGTCCGCGCTGTAGCCGGTTATGGTCGTGAATGCCTTGTTCACCATCAAGATGCGGCGGTTGGCGTCGGTGACCATGACGCCTTCGCGGGTGCTTTCGAATACCGCGGCGGCTTGGCCCAGCGATTCTTCTTTGGCCTTGATTTCGGAGATATCGGTAATCGTGCCGACATAACCCAGCAGATTTCCGGCTTCGTCCAACTCCGGTTCGGCCCGGCCGATGACCCAGCGCAGATGGCCGTCGATATGCTGAAACCGGTATTGCAGCGTGAAGGGTTTGGCGTTGGCGACACAGGCCGCCCATTCGGCCTTGACCCGCTCCAAATCGCCGACGTACAAGCCGGCAAGCCAGCCGTCGCCGTGAGAATGGCTGTGGCTGAGCCCGGTAATCTCGCACCAGCGCTGGTTGACGTAATCGCAACTGCCAAACTGGTCTGTGCGGAAAATGCCGACCGGAGCGATTTTCGACAAGGTATGGAATAGCAGCTCGCTTTCCTGCAGCGCAAGTTCGGCTTGTTTGCGCGCAGTGATGTCGCGTAGCGCAATTACATAGGCCTGGGCCGATTCCCAATCCAGCGGAGTGGAGCGCATTTCGGCCCAGGCGATGCCGCTGGGCCGGATCAGATTGATATCCTGGTGAGTACCTTGATCGGTGGCGGCCGGGATGGCCAAAGCCTGGCCGGTCAGCGGGCCGCGTTCCAACAGTTGTTCGGCGGCCTGGTTGGAATACAGCACGATGCCTTGCGGGTCCACCACCATGACACCGTCCGTGATCGTGTCCAATATCAGCTTCAGTTGTTTGAAGGTTTGCGGCATTGTGCGGTGCGGATACTGCTTCAGACGATCACGGTTTGTACGCCGGTCCCCTGGGCTTGGGTGGTGATTGCGGCCATGACCGAAGACATCCGCGACAGGTCGCCGAGCAATTTCAATACCGGCTCCGGCAAGTCGCGCACTAACATCGGTGTCGCGAAAATTTCCTTCTCCAACGCTTTTTCCGGCATCCCCAGCACCTCGACTACATCGAAAACCCATTGGCCGGGCTCGTAAATGCCGGCCAACACGGCGCTGATTTGCTCGACCAGGCGCCGGGTCTCCGGATTCAGCGATACCACATACAGCGTCAACACCAATTTGTGGTGGTTAGCGCGGCGGACCTCGTGAATTTTGGCTATATGCACGACCTGGGCAATATTGCGGATTTGCGTCGCCGATAGTGGCTTGCTGGCCAATTCGAATTGCAGGCCTTCGTCGTGGGCGCTCTTCAATTGGTCCATAAACTCGGCAGCGAAAGCGGTGACGATGTAGATGTTCAGACTTTGGTCCAGCGCTTTCAGCCGGCGCAAGGTTTCCACGCCGTCGATGCCGGGCATGCGCAGGTCCAGAAAAATCAGATCGGGGCGTTCGGCCTTGACCAGGGCGATGCCCACTTCGCCGCTTTCGGCTTCGCGCACGTTGTAGCCTTCGTCTTCCAAAATCAGCTTGAACGCGCCGCGTACCGCCGGATCGTCGTCGATCACCAATATGCTGTTTACCATTGTTCAGGTCCGTGAATTTCAAAGATTAATAGTGGGGAAATTTTAACCGGATGCGGCAACCCTGACCAACGCTACTTTCCACGGCAATGGTGCCACCATTGTCTTGCACCAGGCGCCGTGTCACCGATAAGCCCAGGCCGGTACCTTTGCCGGGAGGTTTGGTGGTAAAGAACGGATCGAACATACGGTTTTGCACTTCGTCGCTGATGCCGGGACCATTATCGGTTACCGTCAACTCTAGCATTTTTTCCGCCGCAGTCGCCGAGATTTCAATCACCGGCTGTTCGCGGCCGGCCAAGGCGTCGCGGGCGTTAATCAGCAGATTCAGCAGGATCTGCTGCAGGCTTTCCGCGCTGCATCCGATGTTGGGTAAACCTGCCGGCAGCTCCTTACGCACCTCCACGCCGGCCTTGCGCAGTTCCGCGCCGATCAACAGCAGGGTTTGCTCCAAGACTTCCGCCAGCGAGCAACTGCCGATTTGCGCGGTTTGGTTGTGCATGAACACCAGCATGTTCGAAACGATGTTTTTGATCCGCTGGATTTGTTGCATCGCCTGCTGCAGGATGTGTTTGGATTTCGGATCTTCGCTGCGCTCGGCGGCAAATTCGACGAAATTCATCAGCCCCATCAGCGGGTTGTTGATTTCGTGGGCGACGCCGCCGACCAACGTGCCCAAGGCGGACAGTTTTTCCATCTGCAGCATGTGATCCTGGTTTTCCTGCAATTGTTTGTAGGCTTGGCGGGTCTGTTCCAGTAAGCGGGCATTTTCCAACGAGATCGCCGCCTGGGCGGTCAGCAATTCGGTCATGCCGATTTTTTCCGGCGTGAATACGCCGTCGGCCAGCCGGTTTTCCAGGTAGAGCAAGCCGATCAGTTCGGTCTGCTTGACCACCGGCAGGCATAAAATCGAACGCAGGCCGTAAGCGGCGACTTCCGGCGCGTTTTGAAAATCGCCTTCGCTGCCGGCGTCGCGCAGCACGACTTTTTCCCGGGTCCGGTGCACATAATTGACGATGGCCCGGCAAACGCCCTGGGCTTGGTTCAGACTGTAATGGGTTTTGGCGATCGAGCGCTTTTTGCCGGCGTGCTGTTCCGCGGCAATGCACAATTCTTCGCCCTGGCCGATCAGCAAATAGGCATGTTGGGCCCCGGAACTTTCCAGTACCACCGCCAAAATTTTCTGCATCAGTTGGGTCAGATCGATCTCAGCCGATAATGCCATCGCCGATTTCATCAAATAATTGATATCCAGATTCGGCAGCGTCGCCGCGGCGGGTTCCGATTTGGCAGTGTGGCGGGCGCCGGTTTCCGGGTGGACGTAGGGGTGGCGTTCCTGCAGCCGTTTGCCCAACGCATCGGCCCGGCACAACCGGTAATGGCGGCGGGCTTCGCCGTAGTAAAGCTCGGCGTCCCCCAAACGCTGTTTGACCAATAAGTCGGCTAACGCTTCGTAAAGATGGCCGGCCAACAAGCCGTATTGGTATTCCAGAGCCAGTGCGATGGCGTCCAGATATAAATTGCGCGCTTCCCGGTACTGTTGCTGGCGTAGCGCGATTTCGGCGTGAATCAGCGCCAGGTAAGGTTGCAGCAGCGGCCCCAGTGCGGCCCAGGTTTCCAGTTGGCTCAGCAGCGGGGCGATCTCCCGGTCGATTTCCGGCCAATCCAGCGGTTCCGGCAGGCGCAGACGGTTCAGAATGCGGAACGCGTACCACATCCGCTTCAACACGTTGTCGGTCAGGCCGTGCAGGTAATGTTCCACCTCAGCCAGGGATTTGGCGGCCGCGTTATACTCGCCAAGGTAATACTGGGCAAAACCCAGCAACACGAAATAACTGCCGGAGGCCGCAACATAGTTGTTTTCCGCCCAATGCCGCAACGTGGCCTGCATGTCGATGGCCGGCCGTTCCGGTTTCAGCGGCGTCACCCAGCCGGCCAATACCGCCTCGGCCAGGCCGACCGAAAACGACAATTGGTTTTTGCCGGAAAATTGCAGGCATTCTTCCGCGGCTTCCTCGACCCAGCGCAGATTTTTGCCCTGAACTTGCAGATTCCACATCAGCGGGCCGTAGGACAGGCCGGCGTTGTACAGGTCGCCGCAGTTTTTTCCGCACTGTATGGCTTTTTGCGCGTATTCGACGATTTGGGCCGGATGGCTGCGCGAATGCATATTGCACCAGACGATGCCGTTCATGCCGCGGGTGGCGCCGAACGTATTCGGGTATTTGGCGCACAGGTCGTGCGCCAGATCCTGGTATTTGAAGGCTTGGTCGAAGCGGCCCTGTTCCCCCAGGTTCAAGCCCATGATCGAAAACGAGTAAATCACCGATTCGTCCATGCCGCCTTCCAGGCAATGCAGCGTCGACTGTGCTGCAGACAAATACAGTTGCGGCACCAGGCCGCACATGTACAAATCCGGGATCAACTCGCTATAAAAAGCCAGCTCGATTTTGCTTTGCCGCTGTTCGGTGAACGGCATATTCAATATGGCTTGCCAGACGTCGCCGCAGCGGTCGATGCGCGCCATCAGCTCCAACATGCGTTGCCGGGCCGCGCCGGCGTCGTCGGGGATGGATTTGCCGAAATAGGCCAGACCGCGGTTGGCGGTGGCGATGGCTTGCTTGAAATTGCCGAACGAAGACAGCGAGGTGGTTTGCTCGGCCAAAGCCTCGGCTTTGTCCAGGTCGCTGACCGCGCGCTCGATCAAACTGTTCAGCAGCGCCTCCGAGCTCTCGTAGCGGCCGCACATCAGATGGGTTTTGGCCAGGCGTTGGTAAATCCTGAAAGTCAGCGGGTAGGCCGCTTCCCAGCTATCTTCCGGCAAATAATCGCGGGCTTTTTGGAAAAACTCGTTGGCGGCGTCGCCGGCCAGTGCATCAAGGGCTTTGTTGCCGGCCTGGAAATTGATGTCGACCAGCCAATACGCCGTTTCTTGGTCCAGTAGCTCCGGCCGGCCGCGGTTCAGGTGCGCGGCGATGGTAAACAGGTTGTCCAGGCTTTGCAGATCGCCGCCGACCGGGACGGCGCGCATCAGGCGGTGGCCGATACGCCAGTGAATGTCGGGCCGGACCGCGGGATCGACCTGTTGCAACACGGCTTCTTGCACCCGGTCGTGGACGAACTGCAGATCGGCCTTGTTTTCCAGCAGCAGGCCGGAACTCAATACCGGCTTCAACGCTTCGAACAAGGCTTCGATGCGCAGGTCCATCACCAGTGCCAGTTCCTCGACGCTGAAACGGTTGCCCATGCAGGCGCAATGTTGCAATACTCGCAGCGTCTCCGCCGGCAACTTGCGCACCTTGGCACCGAACAGTTCGACTACGCTGGCCGGCATCCGCGATTCGCGGATGCGCTGCATGTCCCAGCGCCAAAAGCGGTTGGCGTCGGTGTTGAGCAAACCTTCGTTATAGAGCCAGGCCAAGCTTTCGCTGACGAACAGCGGATTGCCTTCGGTCAGATGGGCGATGAATTCGGCCAGTTTTGCCGTCGCCGCCAACGGCGAATCCAGGATATAGGCCACCATTTCGTGGCAGTCGGCGTCGCTCAGCGCTTCCAGCCGGATTTCCCGCAGCGGCCCGTCCAGTTCGCGGACGTTGCGGATCAATTTGGTCAGCGGGTGGGCGCTGTCGACTTCGTTGTGGCGGTAGGCGCCGATGAAAAATAAGAAGGGGTGTTCGCGGTGGTTGGCGAACAGGTTTTGCAGAAAGTCGAAACTGGCGCTATCGCACCATTGCAAATCGTCGATGAACAACACCAGCGGATTCTCGGCGCTGGCCAGACAGGCCAGGAAGCGGCCGAACAAATTGTTGAAGCGGTGGCGGGCTTCCATCGGCGGCAGATGCGCCGGCTCGGGTTGCGGGCCGATGATGAATTCCAATTCCGGTGCCGCGTCGATGATCACACCGCCGTTGTGTTCCACCGCCTCCAGGATTTTGTCGCGCCACTGGCGGAGTTGGGCGTCGCTTTCGGTCAAAAAAGTGCGGATCAGATTGCGCAGGGCTTGGATCAGCGAGCTGTATGGGATGTTCTTCTGGTACTGGTCGAATTTGCCCGATGTGAAATAACCGCGGTTTTTGACCAGCGGCTTTTGCAACTCCTGGATCAAGCGGGTTTTGCCGATGCCGGACAGTCCGGAAATGAACACCGACCGGAACTGGCCGCGGCCGACTTGTTCGTATTCGCCGCGGATCAATTCGCTTTCGGCCTGGCGGTCGACCATTTTCGAAATGAAAATCACCCGCCGGCTGCGGTCGT
Above is a window of Methylomonas koyamae DNA encoding:
- a CDS encoding response regulator — its product is MVNSILVIDDDPAVRGAFKLILEDEGYNVREAESGEVGIALVKAERPDLIFLDLRMPGIDGVETLRRLKALDQSLNIYIVTAFAAEFMDQLKSAHDEGLQFELASKPLSATQIRNIAQVVHIAKIHEVRRANHHKLVLTLYVVSLNPETRRLVEQISAVLAGIYEPGQWVFDVVEVLGMPEKALEKEIFATPMLVRDLPEPVLKLLGDLSRMSSVMAAITTQAQGTGVQTVIV
- a CDS encoding AAA family ATPase, with product MIESAPTPRLAGAPYLESYVLTEKLGESLQAAVYKGYHKHVPEYPLVIKCLKLLSSWEDQSRHLRQKIERLKVLHDARVSTPLALESDDGEQFIVQPWFNGQPLNHWAALRQAVQLGDFFTLACALAETLQAVHDAGITHGGIKPNNILIHNGNLNLRLTDFITPLDIRDVSHFIYDPEFVRNTLAYTSPEQSGRINYRVDFSTDLYSLGIVFYELLTGRLPFFSNDPLELIHSHLAEEAVKVHDICPGVPRPLSEIVAKLTLKQPEKRYQSASGLLADLLRCQKEHASGAAVGDFAIGQHDRSRRVIFISKMVDRQAESELIRGEYEQVGRGQFRSVFISGLSGIGKTRLIQELQKPLVKNRGYFTSGKFDQYQKNIPYSSLIQALRNLIRTFLTESDAQLRQWRDKILEAVEHNGGVIIDAAPELEFIIGPQPEPAHLPPMEARHRFNNLFGRFLACLASAENPLVLFIDDLQWCDSASFDFLQNLFANHREHPFLFFIGAYRHNEVDSAHPLTKLIRNVRELDGPLREIRLEALSDADCHEMVAYILDSPLAATAKLAEFIAHLTEGNPLFVSESLAWLYNEGLLNTDANRFWRWDMQRIRESRMPASVVELFGAKVRKLPAETLRVLQHCACMGNRFSVEELALVMDLRIEALFEALKPVLSSGLLLENKADLQFVHDRVQEAVLQQVDPAVRPDIHWRIGHRLMRAVPVGGDLQSLDNLFTIAAHLNRGRPELLDQETAYWLVDINFQAGNKALDALAGDAANEFFQKARDYLPEDSWEAAYPLTFRIYQRLAKTHLMCGRYESSEALLNSLIERAVSDLDKAEALAEQTTSLSSFGNFKQAIATANRGLAYFGKSIPDDAGAARQRMLELMARIDRCGDVWQAILNMPFTEQRQSKIELAFYSELIPDLYMCGLVPQLYLSAAQSTLHCLEGGMDESVIYSFSIMGLNLGEQGRFDQAFKYQDLAHDLCAKYPNTFGATRGMNGIVWCNMHSRSHPAQIVEYAQKAIQCGKNCGDLYNAGLSYGPLMWNLQVQGKNLRWVEEAAEECLQFSGKNQLSFSVGLAEAVLAGWVTPLKPERPAIDMQATLRHWAENNYVAASGSYFVLLGFAQYYLGEYNAAAKSLAEVEHYLHGLTDNVLKRMWYAFRILNRLRLPEPLDWPEIDREIAPLLSQLETWAALGPLLQPYLALIHAEIALRQQQYREARNLYLDAIALALEYQYGLLAGHLYEALADLLVKQRLGDAELYYGEARRHYRLCRADALGKRLQERHPYVHPETGARHTAKSEPAAATLPNLDINYLMKSAMALSAEIDLTQLMQKILAVVLESSGAQHAYLLIGQGEELCIAAEQHAGKKRSIAKTHYSLNQAQGVCRAIVNYVHRTREKVVLRDAGSEGDFQNAPEVAAYGLRSILCLPVVKQTELIGLLYLENRLADGVFTPEKIGMTELLTAQAAISLENARLLEQTRQAYKQLQENQDHMLQMEKLSALGTLVGGVAHEINNPLMGLMNFVEFAAERSEDPKSKHILQQAMQQIQRIKNIVSNMLVFMHNQTAQIGSCSLAEVLEQTLLLIGAELRKAGVEVRKELPAGLPNIGCSAESLQQILLNLLINARDALAGREQPVIEISATAAEKMLELTVTDNGPGISDEVQNRMFDPFFTTKPPGKGTGLGLSVTRRLVQDNGGTIAVESSVGQGCRIRLKFPHY